A region of Moorena sp. SIOASIH DNA encodes the following proteins:
- a CDS encoding DUF3747 domain-containing protein, protein MKSSLKQKLPQKLATFATVALATAFSAISLGNQTSAATFEQKQVEQGKFIAVAQPFGANSHQLLIIEQKSNKRACWSESGTNPVIVDPLLLNFDFTGICGRSTDSNGYSMRMAGEDLGLDYILSIVERNGELLLVGKHRLDRKAPEVIIGRTGGISQGFMKIFLQPGWEFAKRMFNGKELGHVYLATNTPLGNTGSTDPSKLPPLPPRETSKFRDIANDVYASEIEKAVAMGFIAGFQDNTFRPQGFLTREQLVSMVIEGLGKLPGANITLPTQASGRPYRDVESGRWSAAKIQWARDNNIVSGYPDGTFRPNKSVTRAELMAVQKKAAEFAKSLQGQPGVLVSNGSVTQFSDTEGHWAVALISEMSAYCQVASPVNERGNAFFPNSEARRNYAAAATLRMLNCVQQPITQNQ, encoded by the coding sequence ATGAAGAGTTCTTTAAAACAAAAATTACCACAAAAACTAGCCACCTTCGCCACCGTTGCCCTAGCCACTGCCTTCTCAGCAATCAGTCTTGGCAACCAAACCTCCGCCGCTACTTTCGAGCAAAAACAAGTTGAACAAGGCAAGTTTATTGCTGTAGCTCAACCCTTTGGTGCAAATTCCCATCAACTGCTGATCATAGAGCAAAAATCCAACAAGCGAGCCTGTTGGAGCGAGAGTGGTACTAACCCAGTGATCGTAGACCCACTGCTGTTGAACTTTGACTTTACTGGCATTTGCGGACGCAGTACTGACAGCAATGGCTATTCCATGCGCATGGCGGGTGAAGACTTAGGACTCGATTACATCCTCAGCATTGTTGAGCGTAATGGTGAACTGTTGCTAGTGGGTAAGCACCGTCTTGATCGTAAAGCTCCTGAAGTAATCATCGGCAGAACTGGTGGTATTAGCCAGGGCTTTATGAAAATTTTTCTGCAGCCCGGTTGGGAATTTGCCAAGAGAATGTTCAATGGCAAAGAGCTAGGTCACGTCTATCTTGCTACTAACACACCCTTAGGTAACACAGGAAGTACTGATCCATCCAAGCTTCCTCCACTTCCGCCACGGGAAACCTCTAAATTTCGGGATATTGCTAATGATGTCTATGCCTCAGAAATTGAAAAAGCTGTAGCAATGGGATTTATTGCTGGATTTCAGGACAATACCTTCAGACCCCAAGGGTTTCTCACCAGAGAACAACTCGTGTCTATGGTCATTGAAGGCTTAGGTAAACTGCCAGGTGCTAATATTACTCTCCCCACTCAAGCATCAGGACGGCCCTATCGGGATGTTGAGTCTGGGCGCTGGAGTGCTGCCAAAATTCAATGGGCGAGGGACAATAACATTGTTAGTGGCTATCCTGATGGCACCTTTCGACCAAATAAGTCCGTAACTCGCGCCGAATTGATGGCAGTACAAAAAAAAGCTGCTGAATTTGCCAAAAGCCTCCAAGGGCAGCCAGGGGTACTTGTTTCTAATGGGTCAGTCACACAATTTTCCGACACCGAAGGTCACTGGGCTGTCGCTCTGATTTCTGAAATGTCTGCCTACTGCCAAGTCGCATCTCCGGTAAACGAAAGGGGTAACGCTTTCTTCCCCAATTCTGAAGCACGCCGGAACTATGCCGCTGCTGCTACTCTGCGTATGCTCAACTGTGTCCAGCAACCTATTACTCAGAATCAGTAG